AAGGAGATTCTCCATCTCTATAAGATTTCAATAAGTTCATTTatataagaataaaataaggtaaattttttcatgtattttttcttcttcaaatttatataaaattaatgaaataattatgGACTACTTAGTCCAATAATATTTAGGACTATTATGACTAAAGTACAAGATTAGCAGATAAAATAAGGACCAAATAGAAAGAAAGGTAATTATTGACCACAAAAGGGCGAGAAAAAACTAAAgcttaaaacgacgccgtttaaagTCTTAGCTGGTTTAGAAACTTAGATATGGGTTGGCTTTTCCAGATATCGTCCAATACCTAGCGCCCGCGTGGAAGCAAGTGATGACAGTGAAACACCTCATCAAATTAAATGACACCAGACAAGCTCCTTCCCTATCTATCCCCTGACCTTTCCTTCCTTATATATGGCCAAATGTaagaaaaatggtaaaaaaatttcTTCAGAAGAAGCAACAAAGCAAACATAACAAAAAGCcaaatttttagtttcaaaatcCAAACTCGGTTGCATTGAAAGAAACAATATACATGCCTTTTATTCTATGTGTTTATTAGTTTCGATGGTGATAACAATGGAGTGTGTCGGAGCTCGGAACTTCGCGGCAATGGCGGTTCCTACACGTGCCTTTTGGAAAGCAAATCTGATGAGGACTAAAACAGCGATTCCAAGTCATAATCGGCTTATTTCCTTAAAGGTGAGAGCTAGTGGAGCAAGGAACGAGAGTTGCGTTGCGGTTAAAGAAGATTTCGCCGACGAAGAAGATTTCATAAAGGCCGGTGGCTCTGAGATTCTCTTTGTTCAAATGcaacaaaataaagaaatggatAAACAGTCGAAATTAGCGGATAAGGTTTTCACTTTGCTCACTTTAGTTCGATTTTCATTTGTTGGAACTAATATCGGGAGATATATggatattttccctttttttttggttatttctGCGTGTAAATATGGAGGCCCTACTGGTGGCTTTTGAGCCACAAGAATTTacataaattggaaaaaaaatagttaaatactCATGAAAGTTATGACATATGATGGTCACGTGCATCTGGTCAATAGTATTTGGCCGCCTTCTTTGCCCTTAATTTTTGTGGTACCACTAACTAGTTAGCTTTGTTATTTGATGTTCGATTGgtattttctatttttgattttattttttaaaaaattgaagaaagatTGCATTTTATTAGTGGGTTTTACTGTTTCGTTGAAATATCCATTTTGAGCCTTTGTGATAGCATATATGTTTTTCACAGTTACCGCCCATATCAACTGGGGAAAACGTATTGGACCTGGTAGTTATTGGTTGTGGTCCGGCTGGTCTTGCTCTTGCTGCAGAGTCTGCTAAGTTGGGTTTAAATGTTGGACTAATTGGCCCTGATCTTCCTTTTACCAATAATTATGGAGTATGGGAAGATGAGTTTAAAggtattcacttcattttctaaGCAATTTATGTAAGATTCATTTCGAAGCAATCAAATAAACACCAAGTTAATCTAATGTTCGTTTTCAGATCTTGGCCTTGAAAGATGTATTGAGCATGTTTGGCGGGACACCATAGTATACCTTGATGATGATAAGCCTATTATGATTGGTCGTGCTTATGGACGTGTTAGTCGATACTTGCTCCATGAGGAGTTGTTGAGGAGGTAACAACAGCTCCTTGTCAATGATATTTATGGTCATTTTTCTCTTGGTTATTGCTTCTTCTACTTTCCCGATCATCAATgtttaatttgtattaattttcCCTAGGTGTATCGAGTCAGGTGTAATGTATCTTAACTCGAAGGTAGAGACGATTGTTGAAGCTACCGATGGTCATAATCTTGTAGTTTGTGAACACAATCGTGTCGTTCCTTGCTGGTACTATAATTTCTTTTTCTCGTACTGCTATTCCTAAACTTTTAACCTTTTAGTATCACAACTCCTTTCAAGCCCCTAATGTGCTATTATAGGCTTGCTACTGTTGCTTCAGGAGCAGCTTCAGGTAAACTGTTGCAATATGAGGTAGGGGGTCCAAGGGTCTCTGTTCAAACAGCTTATGGCGTCGAGGTTGAGGTACGTATGATACACTAACTGTGATTGTTAACAGTTGTACATATCTTTGCATTTGTTATTTTAATCTCACTGCAGCATGAACAGAAGATTACTCTTTAAGAGGGCGATGGAAGAAAAAATTTCTGAACTTATTTAACAGGATACCTTTTTCTTATTACATCAGGTGGATAACAATCCTTATGATCCAAGCCTGATGGTTTTCATGGATTACAGAGACTATGCTAAACAAGAAGTTCAATCTTTAGAAGCACAATATCCAACATTTCTTTATGCCATGCCCATGTCTTCAACAAGAGTTTTTTTTGAGGTTTGCACCATGCAATTAATTTGTTTATTGtttatgttgtatgccatgattaAATGCAAAATGATTTAGAAAGTTGCATTGCAGGAAACTTGTTTGGCCTCAAAAGATGCCATGCCTTTTGATTTATTAAAGAAGAAGCTCATGTCAAGGTTAGAGAGCATGGGAATCCGGATTTTAAAAGTTTATGAAGAGGTAAACTGCATGGTCTAATAAGATACCAGATTCATTCCGATATAATGTATGGATTACTTTTTATCATTACTCAGCACCAAAATAGGGCTGCATGTCAGTCATCTCCTTGCCATTTTATAAATTGGTGTTGATGGTCAAAAGATGACTTTCTCCACAAGTCATTTTTCTTTACTATTCCTCATTCACGAACAGCCCCTCAAATTTGTTAGTAGAAAATCAGAGAAAACAGCTCGTCACAAACAATGCCACATCAAATTCAGGATTCACCTTTCTATCATAGTAGCACATAATTTGCTATCGACTTGGTTTTTATTCATTATTCTGGTCAATGATGGAGTGCAGAGCCCAATGCTCTTAATCCTGGCTTACTTAGAATTAATGCCCATCTATCTTTGCACTTCTCAATTAGTAGTCTATCTCATTTCATTCCTCACATTTCCATGTTCCAACTGCATCATGAAGTAACATGTGTTGAATGCCAATTTTTATTAGCAAGATGCCATGTTTCAATCTTTTGCAGGAGTGGTCTTACATCCCAGTTGGTGGTTCCTTGCCAAACACAGAGCAGAAGAACCTTGCATTTGGTGCTGCAGCAAGCATGGTGCATCCAGCTACTGGTAGGAATTGGGTTAATAGATATTTCCTTCAATAATTAAGACTTAATACTGCCAATCTAAACCTTCTTAAACAGGTTATTCGGTTGTCAGATCATTGTCAGAGGCTCCAAATTATGCTTCTGTAATTGCAAATATCCTAAAGAAGGATAATTCTAATGGCTTGCTTACCAGTGAAAGAAATAATGGGAATATCTCAATGCAAGGTATGCTGTGTGATTTATCTTCTTTTCCTCTCAACTTCACCCATTTAAGGGTTTGTAAACAAGTTCTTCATCTTAAGCAAGCCACAGTAAtggaaatctttttttttttagtaataaaagtcattaacaaatcaaaacaaaCTAAACTGAAGCTCTTAACGTATTCTGGACATCATTTTTGAGCAAGGAGCAACAGCTTGGAATCAGATGCTCAGAACAATGAACTGCTCCATCTTGAACAGACTCAATCTTTGCCATAAAATCAGCCACTTTGTTTGCTTATACTGCATATGCATTATTTGGGTTTAGTAACATGATTAATTTCTCTTGGTAAACGTGATGTCAATTGTCATCCTTGGTAGTTGTTGTCTTTATGATTTGTCATTTTTCTTTTGCTTGGCTTGTATGATTAATTTCTCTTCATAAACGTGATGTTAATTGTGTGCCGTAATGCTATGGCGTTTTGTATAATGTATTAACAACTTAAAATTCAACGCATGGTATCACCCTCTTAggatgtgttattataatttgattcAGCTTGGG
The genomic region above belongs to Gossypium hirsutum isolate 1008001.06 chromosome D05, Gossypium_hirsutum_v2.1, whole genome shotgun sequence and contains:
- the LOC107907128 gene encoding lycopene epsilon cyclase, chloroplastic; amino-acid sequence: MCLLVSMVITMECVGARNFAAMAVPTRAFWKANLMRTKTAIPSHNRLISLKVRASGARNESCVAVKEDFADEEDFIKAGGSEILFVQMQQNKEMDKQSKLADKLPPISTGENVLDLVVIGCGPAGLALAAESAKLGLNVGLIGPDLPFTNNYGVWEDEFKDLGLERCIEHVWRDTIVYLDDDKPIMIGRAYGRVSRYLLHEELLRRCIESGVMYLNSKVETIVEATDGHNLVVCEHNRVVPCWLATVASGAASGKLLQYEVGGPRVSVQTAYGVEVEVDNNPYDPSLMVFMDYRDYAKQEVQSLEAQYPTFLYAMPMSSTRVFFEETCLASKDAMPFDLLKKKLMSRLESMGIRILKVYEEEWSYIPVGGSLPNTEQKNLAFGAAASMVHPATGYSVVRSLSEAPNYASVIANILKKDNSNGLLTSERNNGNISMQAWDTLWPQERKRQRSFFLFGLALILQLDIEGIRTFFHTFFRLPSWMWQGFLGSNLSSADLILFAFYMFVIAPNDMRMSLVRHLISDPTGATMIRTYLTI